In Sporocytophaga myxococcoides, a genomic segment contains:
- a CDS encoding M28 family peptidase, whose protein sequence is MKNNFSITIIAAFSFFLLSCGEEKPKQDKQPQASRPLIPAPLFNSDSAYKYIEQQVDFGPRVPNTAAHHKCATFLISKLQSFADTVIVQEFQAKAFDGKMLNLKNIKASFNLKATKRILLASHWDSRPFADQDSINQKSPILGANDGASGVGILIEIARLLNENKKPNVGVDIILFDGEDYGQPEFHQGPQQHDSWCLGSQYWSKNKGNYTAYFGILLDMVGGKDAKFGMEGTSMVYAPSVVKKVWDIANRLGFGKHFIYQETAQITDDHLYVNQIAKIPMIDIIEFDNSDGNYFGSYWHTHNDNMSVIDRNTLKAVGQTVLQTVYEE, encoded by the coding sequence ATGAAGAATAATTTTTCTATAACTATAATTGCTGCATTCTCTTTCTTTCTTCTTTCCTGCGGAGAGGAAAAACCAAAACAAGATAAGCAGCCCCAGGCATCCAGGCCATTAATTCCGGCTCCTTTATTTAACAGTGATTCAGCATACAAGTATATAGAACAACAAGTGGATTTTGGTCCGAGAGTACCGAATACTGCTGCTCACCACAAATGTGCTACTTTCCTTATTTCAAAATTACAATCTTTTGCAGACACCGTAATAGTGCAGGAATTCCAGGCCAAGGCTTTTGACGGGAAAATGTTAAATCTTAAAAATATCAAAGCCTCATTTAATCTAAAAGCAACCAAAAGAATTTTATTGGCTTCCCATTGGGATTCGAGACCATTTGCAGATCAGGATTCTATAAACCAAAAGAGTCCAATACTTGGAGCAAATGACGGTGCTAGTGGCGTTGGAATTCTTATAGAAATTGCCAGATTGCTGAATGAAAATAAAAAGCCAAACGTGGGAGTTGATATCATTTTGTTTGATGGTGAGGATTATGGGCAGCCTGAGTTCCATCAGGGGCCTCAGCAACATGATTCATGGTGCCTGGGCTCTCAGTATTGGTCAAAGAACAAAGGTAACTATACAGCATACTTCGGTATATTACTTGATATGGTTGGAGGCAAAGATGCTAAATTTGGAATGGAAGGCACTTCAATGGTCTATGCACCTTCCGTAGTAAAAAAAGTATGGGACATTGCAAACAGACTTGGATTTGGAAAACACTTTATTTACCAGGAGACTGCTCAGATAACCGATGATCATCTTTATGTCAATCAAATAGCCAAAATACCAATGATAGATATTATAGAATTTGACAATTCGGATGGAAATTATTTTGGATCATACTGGCATACCCATAATGATAATATGAGTGTTATTGATAGAAATACTTTAAAAGCCGTAGGCCAGACAGTTCTTCAGACAGTTTATGAAGAATAA